A region of the Methylomagnum ishizawai genome:
GGCTGGCACGTCATCCCGAAGGTCGATGGCCACGACGCCGACGCCATCAAGGCCGCCGTCGAAGCCGCCCGCGCCGTCACCGACAAGCCTTCCTTGATCTGCTGCCAGACCATCATCGGCTTCGGCTCCCCCAACAAGCAGGGCAAGGAAGAATGCCACGGCGCCGCCCTGGGCAACGACGAAATCGCCCTGACCCGCGAAAACCTGGGCTGGCCGCACGCCCCGTTCGAAATCCCGGCGGACATCTACGAAGGCTGGAGCGCCGTCGAAACCGGTGCCAAAGCCGAGAACGACTGGAACGACCGCTTCGAGAACTATCGCCGCGAATTCCCGGAACTGGCCGCCGAATTCGAGCGCCGCGTCGCGGGCGAACTGCCCGCCGACTGGGCCGAGAAATCCGCCGCCTTCATCAACGCCGTGGCCGAGAAGGGCGAAACCATCGCCAGCCGCAAAGCGTCCCAAAACGCCCTCAACGGCTTCGGTCCCTTGCTGCCGGAACTGCTGGGCGGTTCCGCCGACCTCGCGGGTTCCAACCTGACCCTGTGGAAGGGCTGCAAGGACGTGAACGCCGCCGGTTTCGACGGCAACTACGTCTATTACGGCGTGCGTGAATTCGGCATGTCCGCCATCATGAACGGTATCGCCCTGCACGGCGGCTTCAAGCCCTATGGCGCGACCTTCCTGATGTTCTCCGAATACGCCCGCAACGCGCTGCGCATGGCCGCGCTGATGAAGGCGCCGACCTTGTTCGTGTACACCCACGACTCCATCGGCCTGGGCGAAGACGGCCCGACCCACCAGCCGGTCGAGCAGACCGCCACCCTGCGCATGATTCCCAACATGCAGGTTTGGCGCCCCTCCGACGCGGTGGAATCCGCCGTGTCCTGGGCCGCCGCCATCGAGCGCAAGGACGGTCCCAGCACCTTGATCTTCTCGCGCCAGAACCTGATGCACGTCGCCCGCACCCCGGAACAGATCGCCGCGATCCGCAAGGGTGGCTATGTGCTGCGCGACTGCGAAGGCACGCCCGAAGCCATCCTCATCGCCACCGGCTCCGAAGTCGAACTGGCGGTGAAGGCCCAGGAAGCCCTGGCCGCGAGCGGCAAGAAGGTCCGCGTGGTGTCCGTGCCCTCGACCAATGTGTTCGAGGCCCAGGACAAGGCCTACCGCGACGCCGTGCTGCCGCCTTCCATCACCAAGCGTGTGGTGGTCGAAGCCGGTTCCACCGACGGCTGGTACAAGTATGTCGGCTTTGAAGGCAAGATCATCGGCCTCGACCGCTTCGGCGAATCCGCCCCGGCGGGTCAGCTGTTCAAGGAGTTCGGCTTCACCGTCGACAACGTCGTGAAAGCGGTCGAAGAACTGCTCTAAATCCATAACGACAACAAGGCCCTTCCCCGGCCCCGTCGCCCACGGGACCGGGGAGACGACACACACAAGCGAGGACTACATATGGCACTCATTACCCTCAGGCAGTTGCTCGACCACGCCGCCGAGAACGACTACGGTTTGCCGGCTTTCAACGTCAATAACATGGAACAGGTGCAGGCGATCATGGAAGCGGCTTCCGCCGTGGATTCCCCGGTGATCCTGCAAGGCTCCGCCGGTGCGCGCTCCTACGCCGGCGAACCCTTCCTGCGCCACCTGATCCTGGCCGCGCTGGAGCAGTACCCGCACATCCCCATCTGTATGCACCAGGACCACGGCGCGGCTCCCGGCGTGTGCATGCGCTCCATCCAATCCGGCTTCAGCTCGGTCATGATGGACGGCTCCCTGCAAGAAGACGCCAAGACCCCTTCCAGCTATGAATACAATGTCCAGGTGACCCGCCTGGTGGCCGACATGGCCCATGCCTGCGGCGTGTCCGTGGAAGGCGAACTGGGCTGCCTGGGTTCCCTGGAGGAAGGCAAGGCCAGCCTGGATCATTCCCTGCTGCTGACCGACCCGAACGAAGCCGCCGATTTCGTCCAGAAGACCCACGTGGACGCGCTGGCCATCGCCATCGGCACCAGCCACGGCGCGTACAAGTTCAGCCAGAAGCCCTCCGGCAAGGTGCTGCGCATCGACCGCGTCCGTGAAATCCACGCCCGCATCCCCAGCGTCCACCTCGTGATGCACGGTTCCTCCTCCGTGCCGGAAGATTGGCTGGCGATCATCAACAGCTATGGCGGCGACATGGGCCAGACCTACGGCGTGCCGGTCGAGGAAATCGTCGAAGGCATCAAGAACGGCGTCCGCAAGGTCAACATCGACACCGACCTGCGCATGGCCTCCACCGGCGCCATCCGCAAGCACCTGGCGGAAGACAAAAAGAACTTCGACCCGCGCAAGTTCCTGAAGGAAGCCACCAAGGGCATGACCGGCATCTGCAAGGCCCGTTACCAAGCCTTCAACTCCGCCGGCCAAGCCTCGAAGCTCAAGAAGGTCTACAACCTGGAAGAAATGAGCAAGCGCTACGCCAAGGGCGAACTCGACCCGGTCGTGAACTAAGCGATCCGCGTTTTCCCCGGATCAGGATAGGGTGGGCCGGGTCCCACCCTATTTTTTTGCCCGCCGCCGCGGCTTATTCCGGCGGAGATGCTCAATATTCCCATCCCTCGCTTCCGGTGCCCAATCCGGTTTGATACCATCCGCCCTCGGATGAACCCGGTCCCGACCCCACCCCAACCGCACCGCCGCCCCCGATTCCCACGCCACGGCGGGAATCCCCCCACCGAGAGACCAGCGAGACCGCTCAGCATGTCCAAGCAGCACCCCATCATCTCGATCACCGGATCGTCGGGAGCGGGCACGACCAATGCCAAGCGGGCTTTCGAGCGCCTGTTCCGCCGCCTGAATATCCAACGCCCGGCCATCGTAGAGGGCGACAGCTTCCACCGCTACGACCGGGTGGAGATGCGCCGCCGCGTCGCCGCCGCGCAAAGCCGGGGCGAATATTTCAGCCATTTCGCCCTCGAGGCCAACCTGCTGGAGGAACTCGAAGCCCTGTTCCGCGAATACGGCGAGAACGGCACGGGCCGCCGCCGCCACTATATCCACGACGAGGAGGAAAGCCGCAAACACGGCGGCACCAAGCCGGGCACCTTCACACCCTGGGAAGAACTGCCGGCCAACACCGACCTGTTGTTCTACGAAGGCCTGCACGGGGCCGTGCGGCACGGAAATATCGATATCCGCCGCTACGCCGACCTTTCGGTGGGGATCGTGCCCATCGTCAACCTGGAATGGATCCAGAAAATCCACCGCGACACCGCCGAGCGCGGCTACAAACCCGAGGACGTGACCGCGACCATCCTGCGCCGCATGCACGATTACGTCCACGTCATCACCCCGCAATTCTCCGAGACCGATATCAATTTCCAGCGGGTGCCGACGGTCGATACCTCGAACCCCTTCGCCGCGCGGGACATTCCCACCGCCGAGGAAAGCTTCGTCATCATCCGTATCAACGAACCCAGGAAATTCGCGGTGGATTTCGGCTATCTGCTGTCGAAGCTGCGCAATTCCTTCATGTCGCGGCACAACTCCATCGTGATACCGGGCAGGAAACTGGAACTGGCGATGGAAATCATCTTCCTGCCCATCCTGGAACGGATGATGGAGGAAAAAGCCCGCAGCCGGGATTAGTCCAGCGCCTCGATCCCGGCGCGGAGGGCGAACAGCCCGGAAGTTTCCACATCGCCGCCCTGTTCCACCGTCAAGCGCAGCAGGTCCGGGGCATAGCCCAGCCACGCGCCATCCCGCCGGAAACCGCCCGCGACCCGGTAAATTCCCGCCGCGAGCCCCAGGAACGGCACATCCACCCGTAAACGCCCCCGTCCGGCCAAAGCCACCGCCGCGCCGTTCAGTTCGGAGTCGAGGGTCGCCATCAGCAAATCCGCCGCGCCCCGGAATTCCAGCACCAGCGCGGCCCGGTCCACTGGGAGCTTCGCCGCGTAATCCACCATCAGGATCAAAGCCCCGCCGGTCCGCGCCTTGGACGATCCGGCCATCCCGCCCTCCATCGCCAAGCGGGTGATGGACACCGCATCGGTCGGGACGGTGGGCGGTTCCGGTGCCAATCCCAAGGGCTTGAGCGCCCGCTGGACGAAGCCCAGGGATTCGTAATATTTGAGGAACAGGGCATCGGTGGCCCCGAACGCCAGGGCTTCGCCATCGAACAGGAGCAGGCAGCGGTCGGCGACCTGCCGCACGTTCATCTCGGAGTGGGAGACGAACAGGATGGTGGTGCCCAGGCGCTTGAGCTGGTCCAACCGTTCCAGGCAACGCATCTGGAAAGCGATATCGCCCACCGCCAGCACCTCGTCGATGAGCAGGATATCCATGGGCACGCAGGTGGCGATGGAGAATTCCAAGCGGGCGTACATGCCGTCGGAATAATGCTTGACCTGGGCGTCGAGGGATTTTTCAAGGCCCGAGAAAGCCACGATCCGGTCCAACAGGGCATCGGTTTCGCGCTTGTCGAGGCCCAGTTCGGCGCATTTCAGATAGGTGTTTTCACGCCCGGTCAGCAAGGGTTGCAGCCCCGCGCCCAGCCGGACCAGGGATTTGACCGCGCCTTGGGTGGCGATGCGGCCCGTATCCGGGCGGTATTCGCGGTCCACCAGCTTGAGCAAGGTGCTTTTGCCCGCGCCGTTCGGGCCGATGATACCGACGCATTCCCCGCGCCCGGCGGCGAACGAGACATCGCGCAAGGCCCAGAACTCCTGTTCGCGCAGCCGTTCCGGCGGTTTCCGGCCCGCCAAGGCACGGGCACAATCCTCCAGGCCGTACCAGGCGGCGGCGGCAAGGGAACGGCGGAATTTCTTGCCGACCCCCTCGAACAAGATGACGGGCTGGGACACGGGGAACTCGGTGATTGGCGGGGGAAATCCCCCTCCCAAGCCACGGAAGGGGAAAACGGCGCGGGCCGGACTCAGGTTCCGGCGGGTGTCGCGGACGCTTCGGCGGACTCGGCCACCGCGGCCTCCTGTTGCTCTTCCTCGATGGCGGCCACGGCCTCGTTGGACGCGAACATCAGTCCGTTGCGGTAATAATGGCTGGCGGCGACATAGTCCTTCTGGGCGAACAGCAAATCGCCCATGAGTTGGTAGGCTTCGAGGCTGGGTTCGATATCCAGGCTGCCGCGGATATAGTCGCGGGCCTTGTCCCTTTGCTTGATCCGCAGGGCCAGCTTGCCCAGCACCCGCAGCAACACGGGGTCGCGGGGATGCAGTTCCAGCCAGGTTTCGGCGTGGTGCAACTGGCCTTCGGTATCGGCCATCTGGATGCAGCCATACAACACCAACAAGGTCTCGTTCCAATCCCGGCCCAAGGCCAGCCGCAACAACTCCTCGACCTCCGCCCCGGCCCCGGCCTCGATCATGGCGGCGCAATACAGGGATTCGAGGCTGGTCAGTTCGCGGATGTGCTGGGGGATATGCGCCCACAGTTCGCGCAACTGCATGGCATCGCGGGTTTCGGCGCGGCGGCGCAGCAGGGCGGCATAGGTATCGGCTTCCAAGCGGCGGATTTCCGCCTCCATCAAGACCTTGTTCTTGTGCAGGGCCGGAATCAACCGGTGCAGCGCCTCCCAATCCTCCATCTGCGCGTACAACTGATGAGTGAGCCGCAACACCGCCGCATGGCTGGGCGCGATCTGGTTGAGATGGGTCAGGGATTCCAGGGCTTGGTCGAACTGCTTGGTGGACAATTGCAGTTCGGCGCGGGTGATGGCGACGGCCAATTCGGCCTTGGGCACGGCTTGGCGGGCGAGGTTCAGGTATTCGTCGCGCTGCTCGTGGGCGCCGCGGGAATGGGCCGCCCGTGCCGCCGTCAGATAATTGATGAGCGGGAGGCCGCTATCGGCGGCATGGCGGATCAGGTTGCGCTCGGCTTTTTCCCACTGGCCCTCGGTGGTTTCCAGCAAGCCGGTAATCAAGGCTTCCTGCGAACGGCGGCCCCGCTGCTCATGGCTACGCTGCTTGAGGGCTTGCGGGAGGCTCAGGGCTTTGGAAATCAAGCGCAGCGCGATATAGAAGGTGACGAAGCCGAGCGCCGTGGTGACCACCATCACGTACAACGAGGTTTCCAACACCCATTGGTTGATCCCGATGATCACATAGCCCGCGTTGCCATGCGCCACCAACCAACGATAGGCGACCACGATCAGGACGATGGCGAGCAGGAGCGCGACCGAGGAAAAGATCAGTTTTCTTTTCACGGCTGCGCTCCCGGTTCGTCGGTGTCCTCGTCCTCGTCTTCGGCGGGCTTAGACGGTTCGGCGGGCTTCGGCTCGGGAGCCGCTTGCGGTTTGGGCTTGCCCAGGTTTTCCTCGGCTTCCAGCCGTAGCCGTTCGATATTCCGCAGCAGGGTCAGGGACTGGCTGATGTCCGGCAGCGGTACGCTGAGATCGTGCGCGGCCAAGCCGTTCAACTCGTCCGCGACTTCCTGGGTCGCCGGGACGCCGGTATCGAAATGCTCCTTGAGCCAATCGCTGGCCGAGGCGAGGCTGGTCTTGTAGAGGGTTTCGTCACCCCGCAGCAAGGCGGCGCGGGTGGTTTCCAGCTTGAGCAGGAGGATTTGGCGCAGGGCTTCGGCCTGGGCCGGTTCGAGGATTTCCTCTATCGGGCGGTTGGCATGGCGTACCGTGACCAAGCCCTTGATATCCTCCAAGGCCGATCCGTGTTCGCCCGCGGTTCCGGGCGCGTTCCCGCCATGTTCCTTGATCGTGCCCGCGTGGGGCAGGAACAAGGGCAACTTCTTGGCCTTGTTCTCCAAGGCCAGCAGTTGCGCGGACAGGCCGACCACATCGGGCGCGTCCATCTTCTTCAGGAGGCCGATTTCCTCGGCCAGCGCCTCGCGCACCTTGAACACCGCCGGATCGCCGCTATCGTGCAAGCGTTGGTCCGCCGCCTCCAACGCGGCCAGCACCGCCTTCACATCGCCGACCAGATGCAGCTTTTGATTGGCGATGCTCAGGAGATATTCGGCATCGGCCACCATCAAATCGCCCCGGCTGCGGTTCAACTGGCGCTGGATGGCCTGCACGGCCCCGCCGATTTCGTTGCGGGTCATATCGATGCGGTCGTTCAGGCGGGCGGCCTGTTCGCCGAGTTCGCGTTCGACCTTGGAATCCTCGGTGGTGACCTGGGTCTGGGCGGTGGTAATTTGGGCATGGAGCGCGGCCATTTCCGCTTGCAGGGCGCCCAATTGCTGGACCACGTTCTGGAGTTGCTGGTCCTTGTTGCTCAATTGCCCGCCCAAGCCCTCCTGCCTGGAACGCAACTCCTTGAGCAGATACCAACCGCCCGCCGCGATCACCAGCACGGCCAACAAGATGATATAGCCCACCCACGCCATGCTGCGGGTTTTGGGGGGCCGGGCTTCGGGCGCGGCGGGTTTAGCCACGGCCTCCGGCCCCGTGGTGCCGGCGGAGGGTTCGGTGGCCGACATGTCTAGTTTTTCCTCGTCAACCAATGCTGTATCCCCGTCTAGTTGGTTCTATGGGTCCGTGCTGTATTGTTATGGAAGACCGGGCGGATCGCGCCGGATTCCCCCTTCCCGATAAAAGCCGATGATCGCCGCCATGATGCCATCGTCGCTGGCCGGTTCCGCCACGACCACCCGCCGCCATCCCCGCTCGCGGGCTTGTTGCGCGATGCGCCCGCCGATCACGGCCAAGGGTGTTTGATCGGCGAGCGCGGGTCCGGCCTCGCCCAGCAAGTCCATGAGATGGGCCAGGGCTTCGCCGCTGGTCGCCAGCGCCATATCGACACCGCCCTCGTTCCAAGCTTCGACCAAGCAGGCAGGGTCGGCTTGGGAGCGGCACCGCTGGTAGACTTCGGCATAGGCCGTTTCGGCACCGCGTTCCGCCAAGGTCCGGGCCAGCCATTCGCGTCCCCCGGCACCGCGCACGATAAGGATGCGCTTGCCCAAAACCTGGGCGAATTCGGGGGCGGCCAACAGCGACTCGCTATTAAACTGCGGTTTGGGAATCAGGTCTACCCGCATCCCGGTTTCGGCCAGCGCCTGGGCGGTGGCTGCGCCGACCGCCGCGATCCGCGTGGAACCCGAGCCGCGCCGGGTCCAGGCCCGCAAGCCAGCCGCGCAACGCACGGCGTTGGCGCTGACGAAAACCAGCCAATCCCAGTCGTCGCGGTTCAAGAGGGCGAGCGCCGGGGCGGCGTCCCCGACCGGCACGATTTCCAGCAACGGCCAGCGCCACGCCCTGCCCCCGGCGGCTTCGATCGACGCGCACAAACCCTCGGCTTGGTCCGCCGGGCGGGTCACCAGGAGGGTGCGGCCCGCGAGTGGCCCGGTCGCCGCCATGGCTCAGCCGTACAAATCCCGGAGGATGCGGTCGGCACCCCGCGCCAATAAATCATCCGCCAGCGCGATGCCCAGTTGTTCCGCCGCGGCGCTGTTCCCGGCGATTTCGCCCCGGACCACGGCACCGCCCTCGGGATCGCCCACCAAGCCGCGCAGGCGCAGATCGTCGCCGGACAATTCGGCATAGCCCGCGATAGGCACCTGGCAGCCGCCGTTCAGCCGGGTGTTGAAAGCCCGCTCGGCGGCGACGCGGATCGCCGTGGCCGGATGGTGGAGGACGCTCAACAGCGCGTTGATCCGCGCATCGTCGCGCCGGCATTCGATGCCGATAGCGCCCTGGCCGACGGCGGGCAGGCTGGTTTCGGGTTCGAGGAATTCGGTGATGCGCCCCGCGAGGCCCAGCCGCTTCAAACCGGCGGCGGCGAGGATGATGGCGTCGTAGCCCTCGCTTTCCAGTTTGGCGAGCCGGGTTTCGACATTGCCGCGCAGGACTTCGGTCCGGCAGTGGGGCAACAGCAGCTTGAGCTGGCATTGGCGGCGCAGGCTGGAAGTGCCGATCCGTGCCTCGGACGGTAATGCGGCAAGGGAGGCGTGGCATAGCGAGACGAAGGCGTCGCGGGGGTCTTCGCGCTCCAAGATGGCGGCGAGGTGGAGCCCTTCCGGCAATTCGGCGGGCACGTCCTTCATGGAATGCACCGCCAGGTCGGCGGTCCCCTCGAAAATGCCCTGCTCCAATTCCTTGACGAACAAGCCCTTGCCGCCGACCTTGGCGAGCGGGGCGTCGAGAATCTTATCGCCACGGGTGACCAGCTTCACCAGCTCGATTTCGAGGCCGGGATGGGCCGCTTTCAAGCGCGTGGCGACATGCTCGGCCTGCCAGAGGGCGAGCGGACTTTTACGGGTGGCGATGCGGATCGGGTTTGGCACGCGCGGGATACCCTATGGAAAGTGGCGCATTGTACCAGAGGCGCGGAACCGCGGGATGGGGGCCGCAAGGCACCAGACCGGACCGAGCGCAGCAGTTGGTCGAGCAGGGCTTGCAAAAAACGGCCTTGGCGGCGCAGTTCGGCGGTACGGGATTCCAACAGCGCCTCCAACTGCCGGATACGTTCCCCGGACATCGGGTCCGCGGCGGGCGCAATAGGATCGGGTTCGGACATGGATGGACTCCTGGTATCGCGGACGGCGGCAACCCGGCGGGGTTAGCCCGAAGTTTAGCCCAGGGGATCGAATGCAACGCCCGGCCCAATGCCGGGTTACAATCCCCGCCATGCCGAATCCACCGCCTTTGAGCCTCTACATCCATATCCCCTGGTGCGTCCGCAAATGCCCGTATTGCGACTTCAATTCGCACGCGGCGGCGGACGACCGGCCTGAACGCGCCTACATCGACGCGCTGTTGCTGGACCTGGAGGCTGAACTGCCCGCCGTGACGGGCCGCGCCGTAGCCACCATTTTCATCGGCGGCGGCACCCCGAGCCTGTTCAGCGCCGAGGGCATCGCCCGCTTGCTCGACGGCGTCCGCGTGCGCGTCGTCCTCGCCCCAGACGCCGAAATCACCCTGGAAGCCAATCCCGGCACGGCGGAAAGCGGCAAATTCCGGGGCTTCCGGCAGGCGGGCGTGAACCGCCTCTCCCTCGGCATCCAAAGTTTCGACCCAAACCACCTGCGGGCGCTGGGCCGCATCCATGGCCGCGAGGAAGCCCTGGCGGCGGCGGAACTGGCGCGGGCCGCCGGTTTCAGCAACTTCAACCTGGACCTGATGTTCGGCCTGCCGGAGCAAACCGAAGCCGAGGCCCTGGCCGATATCCACACCGCCCTGGCCCTCGCGCCCACCCACCTGTCGTTCTACCAACTCACCCTGGAACCCAATACCGTGTTCCACAAATATCCGCCGCGCCTGCCGGAGGACGATGATATCTGGACTATCCAACGCGCCTGCCAGTCCGCGCTGGCCGGGCGCGGTTATCGGCAATACGAGGTCTCGGCCTATGCGCGGGAAGGTTGGCGCTGCCGGCACAACCTGAACTACTGGCGCTTCGGCGATTACCTGGGGATAGGGGCCGGTGCCCACGGCAAAATCACCGACCCGGCGACCGGCACCGTGACCCGCACCTGGAAAATCAAGCACCCCCAGCATTACCTGGACGCCGGCGGCCAGCCCGGCCTGCAAGGTGGACGCGCAACGGTCGCGACAGAAGCCCTGCCCTTCGAGTTTTTGATGAACGCCCTGCGGCTGAAAGAAGGCTTCCCCGAACCCCTGTTCGCCGAACGCACCGGACTCCCGCTCGACGCCCTGGCCCCGGAACTCTGCCACTGCCTGGACGAGGGCCTGCTGGAACGGCAGGGCGGCTATATCCGTTGCACCGACCTCGGCTTCAACTTCCTCGACAATATCTTGCAACGGTTTTTACATGCCTAGCGCCCCGCTCCCCGCCGCCGTCCGCCCCGGCCTCGACGAATTGATCCGCCTGAGCCAACCCGCCGCCGGGCTGAGCCTGGCCCGCGCCACCGTCCGCGCCTTGCAAAGCGGCCAATACCTGACCGCGTTCAAAGGCCGCGGCATGGAATTCGACGAAACCCGCCCCTATGCCCAGGGCGACGATGTGCGCCAATTGGACTGGAAAGTCACCGCCCGCACCGGCAAGCCGCATACCAAGCTGTTCCGCGAGGAGCGGGAACGCCCGGTGTTCCTGTCGGTGGATTACCGCGCCGCGATGTTCTTCGCCACGCGCGGCATGTTCAAATCGGCCATGGCGGCGCGCTTGGCGGCGCTGATCGCCTGGAGCGCCCGCGCCCATGGCGACCGCGTGGGCGGGCAAATCTTTTCCGAAGCGGGTCGGGTCGAATTCAAACCGGACCATGGCCACCGCGCCGTGCTGCGCCTGCTCAAAGCCTTGGTGGACCAGGCCGATCCCGCCGCCGGAGGTAGCGCGGAAGCGGCCTTGGAAGACGCTTTGTCGCGCCTGCCGCGCCATGCCCGGCCCGGCAGCTTGGTGTTCGTGTTCAGCGATTTCCGCCATCTCAACGCCCAGGGCGAGGCCGCGCTCAGCCGTTTGGCCCGGCATTGCGATGGCGTGCTGGTGATGGTGTCCGATCCGATGGAACAGGCCCTGCCCTTGGGGCGGCATCGCTATGCCATGGCGGGACGCGAGTTGCTGGTCGATGCCAACCGCGACACCGCCGCCGAACACGAACGGCGCTTCCTGGAGCGCCAGCAACGGGTGCGTTCACTGGCCCTGGGCCACGGATTGCGCTTCGTGGCCTGCCGTACCCTCGACGATCCCCTGCTGGTCCTGCAACAAGGCATCCGCCGCCACCCTGCCTGAATCCCATGGAACCCTTGCCTTTACGCGATATACACCTCCCCGCCGCCATTGGTTGGTGGCCCCCGGCGCCGGGCTGGTGGCTGGTGTTGCTAGCCGCCACCGGCCTCGTCGCGCTCTCGGCCTGGCTGGTGCTACGTTGGCGGCGGGTCACGCCGATCAAGCTGGCACGGCGGGAACTCGACGCCCTGGCGAACGCCCAGGAACTCGCCCCGGATGAAAAACTGCGCCGCCTCTCCATCCTCCTGCGCCGGACCGCCCTGAGCCTATATCCCCGCCAGCAGGTCGCGGGTTTGACCGGGGCGGCATGGCTGGACTGGCTGGATGCGACCCTGGGCGAACCCCGCTTCAGCCAGGGTCCGGGGCGCTCATTGACGGAAGCGCCCTACCGCCCACGGACCGGCACCGATATCGAGCCTTTGCTCGCCTTATCCCGCGATTGGCTACGGGCGCTCGCCAAAACCAAAGCCGCCCATCGTGCCCTCGCCCCCGTCCGCAAGACTCCCCGCCCATGATCGATTTCGCTTGGTTCTGGATGCTGCTCGCCCTGCCCTTGCCCTGGCTGGTCCATAGGTTGCTGCCCCCGGTGGAGGACGCGGCGGGCGCGGCTTTGCGGACACCATTCCTCGATGAATTGGATGGCTTGCCCAACGCGCGGCGCAACACGGGTACGCCCACCGCCCGGCTCTGGACGGCGGCGCTGGCATGGACCCTTCTGGTGGTCGCCGCGGCGCGGCCCGTGTGGTTGGGCGAACCTATCGAGCAGGCGGTGAGCGGACGGGATTTGCTACTGGCGGTGGACCTGTCCGGCAGCATGGAAATGCAGGATTTCATCCTCGAAGGCAAGCCGGTGGACCGGCTGACCGCGACCCAGGCGGTGGCCGGCCAATTCATCGAACGGCGGGTGGGCGACCGGTTGGGACTCATCCTGTTCGGCGAGCGGGCCTACTTGCAAGCGCCGCTGACCTTCGACCGCAAGACGGTGGAAACCCTGCTGGACGAAGCCGCCATCGGCCTCGCGGGCGATAAGACCGCCATCGGCGACGCCATCGGCCTCGCGGTCAAGCGCCTGCGGGACAATCCAGCCGGGCAAAGGGTGTTGATCCTGCTCAGCGACGGAGCCAACACCGCCGGGACGGTCGCGCCCTTGCAAGCCGCCGATCTGGCCGCGAGGGCCGGGCTGAAAA
Encoded here:
- the tkt gene encoding transketolase gives rise to the protein MPSRRELANAIRALSMDAVQKANSGHPGAPMGMADIAEVLWNDYLRHNPNNPKWPDRDRFVLSNGHGSMLIYSLLHLTGYDLPIEELKQFRQLHSKTPGHPEYGYAPGIETTTGPLGQGITNAVGFAIAERTLAGQFNRPGHTIVDHNTYVFLGDGCMMEGISHEACSLAGTMGLGKLIAFYDDNNISIDGEVRGHEGHTPGWFQDNTPARFEAYGWHVIPKVDGHDADAIKAAVEAARAVTDKPSLICCQTIIGFGSPNKQGKEECHGAALGNDEIALTRENLGWPHAPFEIPADIYEGWSAVETGAKAENDWNDRFENYRREFPELAAEFERRVAGELPADWAEKSAAFINAVAEKGETIASRKASQNALNGFGPLLPELLGGSADLAGSNLTLWKGCKDVNAAGFDGNYVYYGVREFGMSAIMNGIALHGGFKPYGATFLMFSEYARNALRMAALMKAPTLFVYTHDSIGLGEDGPTHQPVEQTATLRMIPNMQVWRPSDAVESAVSWAAAIERKDGPSTLIFSRQNLMHVARTPEQIAAIRKGGYVLRDCEGTPEAILIATGSEVELAVKAQEALAASGKKVRVVSVPSTNVFEAQDKAYRDAVLPPSITKRVVVEAGSTDGWYKYVGFEGKIIGLDRFGESAPAGQLFKEFGFTVDNVVKAVEELL
- the fba gene encoding class II fructose-bisphosphate aldolase (catalyzes the reversible aldol condensation of dihydroxyacetonephosphate and glyceraldehyde 3-phosphate in the Calvin cycle, glycolysis, and/or gluconeogenesis) is translated as MALITLRQLLDHAAENDYGLPAFNVNNMEQVQAIMEAASAVDSPVILQGSAGARSYAGEPFLRHLILAALEQYPHIPICMHQDHGAAPGVCMRSIQSGFSSVMMDGSLQEDAKTPSSYEYNVQVTRLVADMAHACGVSVEGELGCLGSLEEGKASLDHSLLLTDPNEAADFVQKTHVDALAIAIGTSHGAYKFSQKPSGKVLRIDRVREIHARIPSVHLVMHGSSSVPEDWLAIINSYGGDMGQTYGVPVEEIVEGIKNGVRKVNIDTDLRMASTGAIRKHLAEDKKNFDPRKFLKEATKGMTGICKARYQAFNSAGQASKLKKVYNLEEMSKRYAKGELDPVVN
- a CDS encoding phosphoribulokinase, which gives rise to MSKQHPIISITGSSGAGTTNAKRAFERLFRRLNIQRPAIVEGDSFHRYDRVEMRRRVAAAQSRGEYFSHFALEANLLEELEALFREYGENGTGRRRHYIHDEEESRKHGGTKPGTFTPWEELPANTDLLFYEGLHGAVRHGNIDIRRYADLSVGIVPIVNLEWIQKIHRDTAERGYKPEDVTATILRRMHDYVHVITPQFSETDINFQRVPTVDTSNPFAARDIPTAEESFVIIRINEPRKFAVDFGYLLSKLRNSFMSRHNSIVIPGRKLELAMEIIFLPILERMMEEKARSRD
- a CDS encoding ABC transporter ATP-binding protein yields the protein MSQPVILFEGVGKKFRRSLAAAAWYGLEDCARALAGRKPPERLREQEFWALRDVSFAAGRGECVGIIGPNGAGKSTLLKLVDREYRPDTGRIATQGAVKSLVRLGAGLQPLLTGRENTYLKCAELGLDKRETDALLDRIVAFSGLEKSLDAQVKHYSDGMYARLEFSIATCVPMDILLIDEVLAVGDIAFQMRCLERLDQLKRLGTTILFVSHSEMNVRQVADRCLLLFDGEALAFGATDALFLKYYESLGFVQRALKPLGLAPEPPTVPTDAVSITRLAMEGGMAGSSKARTGGALILMVDYAAKLPVDRAALVLEFRGAADLLMATLDSELNGAAVALAGRGRLRVDVPFLGLAAGIYRVAGGFRRDGAWLGYAPDLLRLTVEQGGDVETSGLFALRAGIEALD
- a CDS encoding heme biosynthesis HemY N-terminal domain-containing protein translates to MKRKLIFSSVALLLAIVLIVVAYRWLVAHGNAGYVIIGINQWVLETSLYVMVVTTALGFVTFYIALRLISKALSLPQALKQRSHEQRGRRSQEALITGLLETTEGQWEKAERNLIRHAADSGLPLINYLTAARAAHSRGAHEQRDEYLNLARQAVPKAELAVAITRAELQLSTKQFDQALESLTHLNQIAPSHAAVLRLTHQLYAQMEDWEALHRLIPALHKNKVLMEAEIRRLEADTYAALLRRRAETRDAMQLRELWAHIPQHIRELTSLESLYCAAMIEAGAGAEVEELLRLALGRDWNETLLVLYGCIQMADTEGQLHHAETWLELHPRDPVLLRVLGKLALRIKQRDKARDYIRGSLDIEPSLEAYQLMGDLLFAQKDYVAASHYYRNGLMFASNEAVAAIEEEQQEAAVAESAEASATPAGT
- a CDS encoding uroporphyrinogen-III C-methyltransferase, with the protein product MSATEPSAGTTGPEAVAKPAAPEARPPKTRSMAWVGYIILLAVLVIAAGGWYLLKELRSRQEGLGGQLSNKDQQLQNVVQQLGALQAEMAALHAQITTAQTQVTTEDSKVERELGEQAARLNDRIDMTRNEIGGAVQAIQRQLNRSRGDLMVADAEYLLSIANQKLHLVGDVKAVLAALEAADQRLHDSGDPAVFKVREALAEEIGLLKKMDAPDVVGLSAQLLALENKAKKLPLFLPHAGTIKEHGGNAPGTAGEHGSALEDIKGLVTVRHANRPIEEILEPAQAEALRQILLLKLETTRAALLRGDETLYKTSLASASDWLKEHFDTGVPATQEVADELNGLAAHDLSVPLPDISQSLTLLRNIERLRLEAEENLGKPKPQAAPEPKPAEPSKPAEDEDEDTDEPGAQP